From the Propionispora hippei DSM 15287 genome, the window GGTATCATGGATAAGCTCGGTATGGAAGAGGATGAGCCCATTGAGCATTCCCTGATCACCAGATCGATCGAGCAGGCCCAGAAGAAGGTGGAAGGCCGCAACTTTGATATCCGGAAGCATGTGCTCGAATATGACGATGTCATGAACCAGCAGCGCGAAGTGATTTATGGACAGCGCCGTTCGATTTTGACCGGTGAAAACATGCGGGAAAATATTTTCCACATGATTGAGAAGCTGGCCGACCGGGGCATGGAGCTATATGCCGACGAGAAGCTTTTCCCGGAAGAATGGGATTATGCCGGGTTGATTGAATATATGGAAGGCCTGTTTGCCCCGCCGGGAGCTCTGACAGAAGAACATCTTTCTAAGTTTAGCCGGGAGGAGCTGCGGGAAGAACTGCTTAAAATAGCCACCGATGCCTACAATGCCCGGGAAGCCCTGTTTGGCGAAGACAACATGCGGGAACTGGAAAAAGTGGTCATGCTGAAAGTGGTGGACAGCAAGTGGATGGAACACCTGGACGCCATGGATATGCTGCGTGAGGGCATCGGCCTCAGGGCTTACGGCCAGCGCGATCCGTTGATCGAATATAAGATTGAGGCCTATGACATGTTCCAGCAGATGATTGATAATATCCAGGAGGATATTGTGAAATACATCTATCGCGTGAATATTGTCACCCAGCCGGAGGACCACCTGCAGCAGGCCCATGAAAGCCACGAAGAAATCTCGGCCGTAAAATCGGCCGGTGAATCAGCCGGTGAAGCGGCCGGTCATGAACCTCAAGCCGTCAAGGATGCTGTGGGACGCAATGATCTGTGCCCCTGCGGTTCAGGCAAAAAATATAAAAAATGCTGCGGTAAATAACCGCTGAACGAAAAGCTCCCACTTAACTGTAGTGGGAGCCTGCGCTGCCGCCCGTCTTTTCCCGTTTACGGGGAAAGGCGGTTGTGCCGCTTTTAAACAGAGTTACTGAAAAACATAAAACTATTATTAGCGGCCTTGCCGGCTTGCCCGGCGGGCGCTACAGGAGTTGAGATAACTTGCTATTGGAAGATTTACGGGTACAGATACAGGATTTAGGCAAGAAGCTGAATGAAATGAGGGCTTCTCTTTGACGTAGCCGGCAAACAGGACCGGATTGCCGAGCTGGAGAACCAGATCAGCGCTCCCGGCTTTTGGGATGCGCCGGAAAAGGCTCAGATGGTCATGCAGCAATTGACCGGCTTGAAGGACAGCGTGGGGCAGTATGAGAATTTGCAAAGCCGTTATAGCGACATGTCGGTTTTGTGGCAACTGGGTATGGAGGAGCAGGACGAAAGCGTTTATCCCGATGTGGTAGAGACAATCAAAGCACTGAACCATGACATTGAACATTTGGAGCTTTCCCTGATGCTGTCCGGTGAATATGACGGCAACAACGCCATTTTGACCCTCCATGCCGGAGCGGGCGGTACGGAGGCCCAGGACTGGGTGCAGATGCTGCTTAGAATGTATGTGCGTTGGGCCGAAAAGAATGGATACAAGGTGGAAACTATGGATTTTCTGGCCGGTGATGAAGCGGGGGTTAAAAGCGTTACGCTGCTGATTTCGGGCCGCAACGCCTATGGCTATTTGAAAGCCGAAAAGGGCGTGCACCGGCTGGTGCGGATCTCGCCGTTTGATGCCAGCGGCCGCCGACATACTTCGTTCGCCGCTGCCGATGTCATGCCGGAAGTGGATGATACGGTAGAAATCAACATCAATCCGGTCGATTTGCGGGTGGATACCTTCCGGGCCGGCGGGGCCGGTGGCCAGCACATCAATAAAACCGATTCGGC encodes:
- the prfB gene encoding peptide chain release factor 2 (programmed frameshift), translating into MLLEDLRVQIQDLGKKLNEMRASLDVAGKQDRIAELENQISAPGFWDAPEKAQMVMQQLTGLKDSVGQYENLQSRYSDMSVLWQLGMEEQDESVYPDVVETIKALNHDIEHLELSLMLSGEYDGNNAILTLHAGAGGTEAQDWVQMLLRMYVRWAEKNGYKVETMDFLAGDEAGVKSVTLLISGRNAYGYLKAEKGVHRLVRISPFDASGRRHTSFAAADVMPEVDDTVEININPVDLRVDTFRAGGAGGQHINKTDSAVRMTHLPTGVVVQCQSERSQIQNREQCMRLLRAKLFELERQKQSDKKAELGGEYQAIEWGSQIRSYVFHPYNLVKDHRTNTETGNTQAVMDGELDLFIEAYLRSGL